A segment of the bacterium genome:
CAAGGTGCTGAGAATGGCGATGAAAACCACAATGGCGTGGTAGGTCGGCGCAAAGATTGTGACCGTACGCGTCAGCGCATAGGCGCCGAGCTTGATGATCAGGCCTGAGAGCAGGGCGCTGATGGGCGCCGGCGCCTCTGAATGGGCGTCAGGCAGCCAGGCATGAAACGGCACCAGACCCGCTTTGGTGGCGAATCCTACAGTTAAAAACGCCATGGCCAGCAGAGCGATGTTTTTCGGGATAACCGCAGCAATGCGTCCCACCTCAGATATTAACAGGCCCGCAGAACCCAGATGCGGGTACGCGGCGGCGAACATCAACACAACGCCGAACAATGCGAAAGTCATGCCCACCACAACCAGCAGGACATATTTAAAGCCCGCCTCCAAAGAGGGCCGGTTGCGGTAGAATGCCACCAGCAACGCCGTGGCCAGGGTGGACGCTTCCATGGCAACATAGAGCATCACCAGATGATTCGTGGTAACCGTCCAGTTCATGGTGCCGGTGAACAGCAGCAGCAGACTGTAATAGAGCGTCAGCCGGCCGTCGCTGATCACGCCGGCCGCCACTTCGTGCTGCATATAGCGGACCGAATAGAGCGCTACCAGAAACACCAGCGCGTTGACCAAGATCACCATGAGTGCGCTGAGGCCGTCGATGCAAATGGCGTTGCCCAGGCAATGGACCACCCGGCCGTTGAAAACCAACAAAGCGAGACGCAGGGTGCCGTAAAGCTGCACGGCCAGAATCACCAGCGTGTTGATCTCCCGGGCGTTCCTTATTTTTACCCAGCCGAACAGCACCGTAAACAACGCGCCGCAGATCGGCAGCAGGATCAACAGTAAAGGCAACAACGAAGAATGGGCCGTTGGCATGAAAACCTCGTTATCTCTTTAACTCCGACAACCGGGCTGAATCCGTGGTTCCGAACACATGATAGATTTGCGTACTGAGATAGAGCAACAGAAAAACGACGGCGACCACATTGGTTAAAATGCCGATCATCGTGGTCTCTTTGAGCTGAGGCGCCAGGGCCAGCAACACCAGGTGCACACCGTTTTCCAGCAGCGCCAGCCCGATCACCGTCTTGACCACATCGCGGCGAGTCAACAGGCCCCAGAGCCCGAGACAGAAAATGGTACAAGCGCCGGCCAGCAGAGAGCGCACCGGCTCTTGTTGCGCCGTAACGGTGGGCGCCATCAGAATGATCACTTTGCGGAAAAGAGCGAACAAAACGACCAACAACAGGGTCAGGATGGCAACGGATAACGCAAACCCGATGATCGGTTTGTGTTCGATCGGCGGTACGTTTTTAATGAAACGAAACAGCAGCCAAGGGATAAGGAGGACCTTGGTCAAAAAACAGGTTCCGGCCCAGAGGTATAAACTCTCATTGTCATTGAGAATAGCGTAAGTGATGATGATGGCGCAGAGAAAAATCGAGTGCAGCAGATACGCCAATGAGGTGGTGCGCATGGCGCGGATTTCGATGGCGGCGATGGAGGTGATCAGCACCGCCAGGGTCAGCGTGATCAACGTGTGTTCGTTCATGGCTGTCCCTCCGCACCGGCCGGGGCGCCGTGCGGCATAGACGGTCCGCGATAATTGCGGCCCTCGCGTTGACGCCGTGTCGGAATTTTATCAATGCTGTTGGTGGTTTCAAAACAGCGGCCGCAGCGGGCGCATGTCGCCATGTACAGCGTCTGTTCGATGTACAGATCGCTCTTCTCCTCCGTGGCTGTCTCGAATTGCTGGGTCATGGTGATCGCTTTTTCCGGGCACACCTCGGCGCAGCGGCCGCAATAAGTGCAGCGATCGAGAACGAACTGCATGCGCGTCGTCGTCCCGTCGTCGTAAAAACGGATCAACCGGGATGGACACACATTGGCGCAACCTCCGCAGCCGACGCATTTGGTTTCATCGATATCAAGCTTGCCGCGGAATCCCTCCGCCACCGGGCTGCCGGGGCCGAACGGATAGGGCAGGGTCACCCGTGGGTTGGAGAAACAGATGATCGCTTCTTTAAGTTTGGCTTTGAACATAATGCTTCCCGATTCTGAATAGGAAACCGGCGGATCAGGCGCCCACCAGGGCGAAGGTCAGGCCGATCAATGCGACAAATATTAGAACGCCGAAATAGCGCACCGCCTGATCGATGCGTAAACGCGGGTTCACCACATGCACCACACCGACCAGCAGCAGCACCACGGCAATTTTAAGCAACCCGAATACCAGGTTCAGTCCATATCCGGCAAAGACCGGCCAGGGAATAAAAAGAGAAACGAACAACGCTGCAAAGATCAGTTCCTTGGCGTAAAAAGCCCACTTGAAAAACGCCAGTTTGGTTCCACTCTGTTCAATGAACGGTCCCTCCATAATCTCTTGGTCCGCCTCCACCATGTCAAAAGGAAGCCGCGCCATCTGAGCGATAATGGACAGGAACAGCGCCACGGCTGCGATGACCGAGGATAGAGCAGGCCCCTGGGCCGCTTGATACGCCATCATGTCGCTGAACTGCATGGAGCCGCTTTTTACTCCCAGCGTGATCAGGGCGATCAACATCACCGGCTCCACCATGAGGATCATCATCATCTCGCGGGCGGAACCGATCACGCCGTAGGGGCTGGCGGAACTGATGCCGCTCATCATGATCATCACCGAGGAAAAGGTGACCAGGTATACGAAGGTGATGGCGTCGCCGCTTGTCTGCAGCGGCGGCGCCGCGCCGATGGGCGTCAACACCGCGGCCGCCAGCACCAGCGCCAGGCAGATCAGCGGGCTGTAACGGAAAAGCCCGTCCGAAGAACTGACGATCTCCTCCTTGGACATGAGCTTCAGGAGATCCAGATAGGGCTGATAGACCGGCGGCCCGATGCGCGAATGCACCAGCGCCACCAGTTTACGAATCCCCCCCTCCAACAGAGGGGACAGCAGCAACACCAGCAGAACGTTGATCGCACTCTGAGCGACCGTTTGCAGCACAGAGCTGGACATGCGGACTCCCAATTCAAAGATCTTCGCCTCTGTCATCAAAGAGGCGCATTGCTCAACGGATTGAATAACGCTTTCTACACAGCTCCTGTAACTCGGTCTTGCTGTAGACGCGCACCCGCCCGCTGGCTAGATCCACGGTCTCCCATCGCTCGGTACAGGAGAAACAGGGATCCATGCTGCCCAGGCCGATGGGTACGTCGGCGATGTTCTCGCCCTGAACCATGACCGGAATGCCCTGCAGGTTTTGAAATGTGGGAGCACGCGCCTTCCAACGGTAGGGACGGCTTTCTTCACCGGTGATGACAAAATGGTGCGTTTCGCCTCTGGGCGCTTCCACGGAGGAGAGGCCGATGCGGCCGGCTGGGATGCATTCAGTGACGTCGGCGATGATGGGTCCCTTGGGCATCAAGGCGAGACAATCGCGGACGATGCGGATTGCTTCCAACGTCTCCTTCATGCGCACCACCACGCGCGACCAGATGTCCTCTCCGGTCTCCACCATCACCTGGCACCCCACCTCGGCATAGGCCGCGTAGGGATGATCCACACGGATATCACGACCGATGCCGGACGCCCGCGCGGTCGGTCCCAGTAGAGACAACGCCACTGCATCCGCCGCGCTGATCCTGCCAACGTTCTCGCAACGCATGAAAAGCGTGGTGTCCGTGGTGATGGCGTCTAAAACCTTTCTGCTCTCTTTGTCGATGCCTGCCAGCACCTGCAAGAGCTCCGCGTGGATCTCTTGAGGAATATCGCGTCGAACCCCGCCCACCAGATTCATGCCCAGTAGTTTGCGATTGCCGGTAATCTTTTCACACAGCCACATCACCGGTTCGCGAATGCGCCACGCCTGCATCAGCACCGTGTCAAAACCGATGATGTGTCCGGCGATGCCCAACCATAAAAGATGGCTTTGAATCCGCTCCAATTCGAGCAGGATGGTACGGATATAGCGGCCGCGCGCCGGGACGGTTATTTCTGCTGCTTGTTCTACTGCTTGACAGTACGCCGTACTGTGCACCGACCCTCATATGCCGCAGATGCGTTCAGCCAGAAACGGCACTTGGTTATAATTCAGCTGACTGTCGGCGATCTTTTCCACGCCGCGATGATTGTAAAAACCGCGGTAATCGCCGCCCACCACCCTTTCTCCTTCCACAAACAGGCGGATTTGCGCCGGCTCTTCCAGCACAGGGAAAAAGGGACCGATGGGTACCAGGGTAGCCCCTTCCGGCGGCTTTTTCATCTCAGGCGCGTTCTGCACCGATGCCGGATAGGTCTGTAGAGGCATGTCGCGGCGATAGGGGTGCAGATCCTGCGGCCAATCATCCGCCAGCATTAACCTTCTAGGATCCGGATGGTTACGAAGAACGATCCCCAGCATATCTTGAATCTCACGCTCAGCCCAGTTGGCGGCAGGAATGTCGGCTGCACCGGTGATGGCGTTGATCCACAGATCATCAGCAGGGAGCTGCAACCGGATTACCAAGAACAAATGGCTGTCAGCCAAAGAATAGACATAATCTACCAAAAACTTACCGGTTACATCGCGAAAGTCTGTTCCGACCGCGACGACAAACCTGGCTTGCAGATCATGAAAGATATGCCGGTTCACCTCCACCGAGTCCTTCCGATCCACAGTCGCCATTATGAGGTTGGATTGTACTTTCTCCGCTTGCTGGATAGCCGGCCCAAAGCGGCTTCTCAACTGTTCGATCAACTCGTTTGGTGTCATAGGAGGCCTTTTGTTATTTTAAGACGAACAATAAAACCACAGCGCTCACTGCCCCCAGCAGCAGCCAGAGCAAATAGACGTGCGGGATACCGCTGTGGGTGGCGCTGAAGCGAACAGCCATTTTCTGAAATCTGTCAGCCAGAGGATGATAAAGCCAGTGATCCAGGTC
Coding sequences within it:
- a CDS encoding 4Fe-4S binding protein, giving the protein MFKAKLKEAIICFSNPRVTLPYPFGPGSPVAEGFRGKLDIDETKCVGCGGCANVCPSRLIRFYDDGTTTRMQFVLDRCTYCGRCAEVCPEKAITMTQQFETATEEKSDLYIEQTLYMATCARCGRCFETTNSIDKIPTRRQREGRNYRGPSMPHGAPAGAEGQP
- a CDS encoding NADH-quinone oxidoreductase subunit H, which encodes MSSSVLQTVAQSAINVLLVLLLSPLLEGGIRKLVALVHSRIGPPVYQPYLDLLKLMSKEEIVSSSDGLFRYSPLICLALVLAAAVLTPIGAAPPLQTSGDAITFVYLVTFSSVMIMMSGISSASPYGVIGSAREMMMILMVEPVMLIALITLGVKSGSMQFSDMMAYQAAQGPALSSVIAAVALFLSIIAQMARLPFDMVEADQEIMEGPFIEQSGTKLAFFKWAFYAKELIFAALFVSLFIPWPVFAGYGLNLVFGLLKIAVVLLLVGVVHVVNPRLRIDQAVRYFGVLIFVALIGLTFALVGA